The proteins below are encoded in one region of Clostridium estertheticum:
- a CDS encoding DUF2651 family protein: MKNKKIINVILGLLIILFSGLLIVFIMIKSSSEFDAAIIGMVLFGYPVFTLITSIVLQLLIKKKVIVLSIIFVCYLIPILIFNSSCLPYCFIYTLIGLIGTFIADFILKRRKRIIT, from the coding sequence ATGAAAAACAAAAAAATTATTAATGTCATATTAGGATTACTTATTATTTTATTTTCAGGTTTACTTATAGTTTTCATAATGATAAAAAGTAGTAGTGAGTTTGATGCAGCTATAATTGGGATGGTTTTATTCGGCTATCCAGTATTTACATTAATAACCTCAATAGTCCTGCAATTACTAATTAAGAAAAAGGTAATTGTTTTAAGTATCATCTTTGTATGTTATTTGATTCCAATTTTAATCTTTAATTCCTCTTGCTTACCATATTGCTTTATTTATACACTTATTGGATTGATTGGGACATTTATTGCGGATTTCATTCTTAAACGTAGAAAAAGAATTATTACGTAA
- a CDS encoding SPFH domain-containing protein — protein MVIGLILLLLIVVMILTSIKIVNTGYVILIERFGQFHRILEPGWHFTIVFADFVRRKISTKQQILDIQPQNVITKDNVNISIDNVIFYKVINSRDAVYNIEDYKSGIVYSTITNMRNIVGDMTLDDVLSGRDRINSKLLEIIDEITDAYGIKILSVEIKNIVPPSEIQQAMEKQMRAERDKRAFILTAEGEKQSQIERAEGHKQAQILNAEAEKQANIRRAEGLKESQLLEAEGKARAIETIAIAEAGAIRKVNTAIIESGTNETVIALKQIEALTEMSKNPANKLILPNEILSSFGSISAIGEMLRMDKKSENKVIPTKEIQNKAIPNKSMPNK, from the coding sequence ATGGTTATAGGTTTGATTTTATTGTTATTAATTGTCGTTATGATTTTAACATCAATTAAGATTGTTAATACTGGGTATGTAATTCTAATAGAAAGATTTGGTCAGTTTCATAGGATATTAGAGCCAGGTTGGCATTTTACAATTGTATTTGCAGATTTCGTTAGAAGAAAAATTTCTACTAAGCAACAAATACTCGACATACAACCACAGAATGTTATAACTAAAGATAATGTAAATATATCAATTGATAATGTTATATTTTACAAAGTTATTAATTCAAGAGATGCAGTGTATAATATTGAGGATTATAAATCAGGTATTGTGTATTCAACTATTACTAATATGAGAAATATTGTTGGAGACATGACATTAGATGATGTATTATCAGGAAGAGATAGAATAAATTCTAAGCTTCTTGAAATAATTGATGAAATTACAGATGCTTATGGAATAAAGATTTTATCTGTAGAAATTAAAAACATTGTTCCACCAAGTGAGATTCAACAAGCTATGGAAAAACAAATGAGAGCAGAGAGAGATAAGAGAGCGTTTATTCTTACAGCAGAAGGCGAAAAACAAAGTCAAATTGAAAGAGCAGAAGGACATAAGCAAGCTCAAATATTAAATGCTGAAGCTGAAAAGCAAGCAAATATTAGACGTGCAGAAGGACTTAAAGAATCACAACTTTTAGAAGCAGAAGGTAAAGCAAGGGCTATAGAAACCATTGCAATTGCAGAAGCAGGTGCTATAAGAAAAGTAAATACAGCAATAATTGAGTCAGGTACAAATGAAACTGTAATAGCATTAAAACAGATAGAAGCTCTTACAGAAATGTCTAAAAATCCAGCTAATAAGCTTATTCTTCCGAATGAAATATTATCAAGTTTTGGTAGTATATCAGCAATAGGCGAAATGTTAAGAATGGATAAGAAATCTGAAAATAAAGTAATACCTACTAAAGAAATACAAAACAAAGCAATACCAAACAAATCAATGCCAAATAAATAA
- a CDS encoding glycoside hydrolase family 127 protein — MQNEINIKDIIITDDFWSKYIRLVKDEMIPYQWNVLNDEANIKIDAERDDENIPIEKSHAIENFKIAAGLKSGHHYGYVFQDSDVYKWLEAVSYSLINDSNSELENIADGVIDLIGLAQQKDGYLDTYFTIDDKKRKFKRLIESHELYCAGHFMEAAAAYYSVTGKRKVIDIACNLADCINRYFGPEEDKIHGYDGHEEVEIGLAKLYSVTKDKKYLELSKYFLYERGQDSNFLKDQLKDDDNKTFILPGMEKFTQKYFQVHKPILKQETAEGHSVRLMYMCTAMADIAYLTNDKEILEACTKLWRNITSKRMYITGGIGSTVIGEAFTFDYDLPNDTMYCETCASVGLIFFAFNMLKNEPLSLYGNVMERSLYNSAISGMALDGKHFFYVNPLEVDPVASKNDPGKSHVKVTRSEWFGCACCPPNLARTLTSLGKYIYTTFNNTIYTHLYMSNEVDILMNNNKISLKQETNYPWYGYIKFSLNIEKSNNFSMAFRIPDWCYSYSVKVNDEKAECKIINGYISILREWSTSDTIEINFEMEIQEIVANPNIKDDLGKVAIQRGPFIYCLEEVDNGKNLHLIRLDKSCRYEYEFDSKLLGGVGKIKTKAKKLIIDNSWEGQLYRSDRKGPIYEECEITFVPYYSWANRSVGEMRVFINKNL; from the coding sequence ATGCAAAATGAGATAAACATAAAAGATATCATTATTACAGATGATTTTTGGTCTAAGTATATAAGATTGGTTAAAGATGAAATGATTCCATACCAATGGAATGTGCTTAATGATGAGGCCAATATAAAAATTGATGCAGAGCGAGATGATGAGAATATTCCTATTGAAAAAAGTCATGCAATTGAAAACTTTAAAATTGCAGCAGGATTAAAAAGTGGTCATCATTATGGCTATGTTTTTCAAGATAGTGATGTTTATAAATGGCTAGAGGCTGTTTCGTATTCTTTAATTAATGATAGTAACTCTGAACTTGAAAACATAGCTGATGGCGTTATAGACTTGATAGGACTCGCTCAACAAAAGGATGGATATTTAGATACTTATTTTACTATTGATGATAAGAAAAGAAAGTTTAAACGTCTAATAGAAAGTCACGAATTATATTGCGCAGGTCATTTTATGGAAGCAGCAGCTGCTTATTATAGTGTTACAGGAAAAAGAAAGGTAATAGATATCGCTTGTAATTTAGCTGATTGTATTAATAGATATTTTGGCCCAGAAGAGGACAAGATTCATGGATATGACGGTCATGAAGAAGTAGAAATTGGTTTAGCAAAACTATACTCAGTAACTAAAGACAAAAAATACCTGGAATTAAGCAAATACTTTTTATATGAAAGGGGTCAAGATAGTAATTTTCTTAAAGATCAATTAAAAGATGATGATAATAAAACTTTTATACTTCCAGGAATGGAAAAATTCACTCAGAAATATTTTCAAGTTCATAAACCAATTCTTAAACAAGAAACTGCTGAAGGGCATTCGGTTAGACTTATGTACATGTGCACAGCTATGGCAGATATAGCTTATTTAACGAATGATAAAGAAATACTAGAAGCATGCACAAAATTATGGAGGAATATTACTAGTAAACGCATGTATATAACAGGAGGCATTGGCTCAACTGTAATAGGAGAAGCTTTTACTTTTGACTATGATTTACCTAATGACACAATGTATTGTGAAACTTGTGCATCGGTGGGATTAATATTCTTTGCTTTTAATATGCTTAAAAATGAACCACTAAGTTTATATGGAAATGTTATGGAAAGAAGTTTATATAATTCTGCTATTAGTGGGATGGCACTCGATGGAAAACACTTCTTTTATGTAAATCCATTAGAAGTTGATCCAGTAGCTAGTAAAAATGATCCAGGCAAAAGTCATGTAAAGGTAACTAGATCAGAATGGTTTGGATGTGCATGTTGTCCTCCTAACCTTGCAAGAACATTAACTTCTTTAGGTAAGTACATTTATACCACCTTTAATAACACAATATATACACATTTATATATGTCTAATGAAGTTGATATTTTGATGAATAATAATAAAATTTCTCTTAAACAAGAGACAAACTACCCATGGTATGGCTATATTAAATTTTCTTTAAATATTGAAAAATCAAATAATTTTAGTATGGCATTTAGAATACCTGATTGGTGTTATTCATATTCTGTTAAAGTTAACGATGAAAAAGCTGAATGTAAAATTATAAATGGTTATATCTCTATCTTAAGGGAATGGAGTACATCTGATACAATAGAGATAAATTTTGAAATGGAAATTCAAGAAATAGTTGCAAATCCAAATATTAAAGATGATTTAGGTAAAGTTGCAATTCAAAGGGGACCTTTTATATATTGCTTAGAAGAAGTAGACAACGGTAAAAATCTACATTTAATTAGATTAGATAAATCCTGTAGGTATGAATATGAATTTGATTCTAAACTCCTTGGCGGCGTTGGTAAAATCAAAACTAAGGCTAAAAAACTAATTATAGATAATAGTTGGGAGGGACAACTATATAGAAGTGATAGAAAAGGCCCTATATATGAAGAGTGTGAAATCACATTTGTACCATATTATAGTTGGGCTAACCGATCTGTAGGTGAAATGAGGGTATTTATAAATAAGAATTTATAG
- a CDS encoding NAD(+) synthase, whose amino-acid sequence MKTSFIKVSAACPIVNVADIEFNLTNIQKCIKQAYAEKSKFIVFPELCITAYTCADLFLQDQLIKKSEDAIKSLCEFSENKDILIAVGSPLYFNDCLYNCAYIIFNGKLLGIVPKSYIPNYSEFYEKRWFAEGLGVINKTVNLSFAKGIPFGTNLLFTCDNIKFGFEICEDLWVTIPPSSYLSLQGANIIANLSASNELVSKADYRKSLVSSQSARCMCSYLYASSGVFESSTDLVFSGHLLIGENGLLLKENNRFQRENEVISSIIDINKLNSERMKNTSFRNTNSICPFEVKEISFQFKDMDFGIFDRNIDKYPFVPSDQFKREVRCAEIFNIQSSALAKRFSYTGLNKAIVGISGGLDSTLALLVIVKTFDKLKIPLKNIITITMPGFGTTDRTYLNAVNLCKNLGTDLREINIVDACLLHFKDIGHPVEKHDVTYENVQARERTQILMDLANKEGGLLIGTGDLSELALGWCTYNGDHMSMYSVNCSIPKTLVRYLVKYVADKESSKEVTDILLDILDTPVSPELMPKDKSGKITQKTEDIVGPYVLHDFFLYYFMKQGATPEKILFLAKQAFKGDFEEVVIIKWFDKFIKRFFTQQFKRSALPDGPKVGTISVSPRGDLRMPSDASYNSFL is encoded by the coding sequence TTGAAAACTTCTTTTATAAAGGTTTCTGCTGCTTGTCCAATAGTAAATGTGGCAGATATAGAATTCAACTTAACTAACATACAAAAATGTATTAAACAGGCTTACGCAGAAAAATCAAAATTCATAGTTTTTCCAGAACTTTGCATAACAGCTTACACCTGTGCAGATTTATTTTTGCAAGATCAATTAATTAAAAAATCCGAAGATGCAATTAAATCTCTATGTGAGTTTTCTGAAAATAAAGATATATTAATTGCTGTGGGGTCTCCTCTCTACTTTAATGATTGTCTATATAATTGCGCTTATATAATATTTAACGGAAAACTTTTGGGAATAGTGCCCAAAAGCTATATTCCTAATTATTCTGAGTTTTACGAGAAAAGGTGGTTTGCAGAGGGTCTTGGCGTAATAAACAAAACCGTAAATCTTTCTTTTGCAAAAGGCATCCCTTTTGGAACGAACTTATTATTTACTTGTGACAATATTAAATTTGGTTTTGAAATTTGCGAAGACCTTTGGGTTACTATTCCTCCAAGCAGCTACTTGTCTCTTCAAGGTGCAAATATAATTGCCAACCTATCTGCATCTAATGAATTAGTTAGTAAAGCTGATTACAGAAAATCCTTAGTATCATCTCAAAGCGCAAGATGTATGTGTTCTTATTTATATGCATCCTCAGGTGTTTTTGAATCTTCTACCGATTTAGTTTTCAGTGGTCATCTTTTAATTGGTGAAAATGGTTTATTATTAAAAGAAAACAATAGATTTCAAAGAGAAAACGAAGTTATCTCATCTATTATTGATATAAATAAGTTGAATAGTGAAAGAATGAAAAATACAAGTTTTAGAAATACTAATTCCATATGTCCTTTTGAAGTAAAAGAAATATCTTTTCAATTTAAAGATATGGATTTTGGCATATTTGATAGGAACATTGATAAATATCCTTTTGTACCGTCGGACCAATTTAAGCGTGAAGTACGCTGTGCAGAAATATTTAATATTCAATCTTCCGCTCTTGCTAAAAGATTTTCCTACACTGGACTTAATAAAGCAATAGTTGGTATTTCTGGAGGACTTGATTCAACACTAGCACTACTTGTTATAGTTAAGACCTTTGATAAACTAAAAATACCATTAAAAAACATTATAACTATAACTATGCCTGGTTTTGGTACTACAGATAGGACTTATTTGAATGCAGTAAATCTATGCAAAAATTTAGGTACTGACCTTAGAGAAATTAATATAGTTGATGCATGTCTTTTGCATTTTAAAGATATAGGTCATCCAGTAGAAAAGCATGATGTGACTTATGAGAATGTTCAAGCAAGAGAAAGAACTCAAATTCTTATGGATCTTGCAAATAAGGAAGGTGGACTGTTAATAGGTACAGGCGATTTATCAGAACTTGCTTTAGGTTGGTGCACATATAATGGAGACCATATGTCTATGTACTCTGTAAATTGCTCAATTCCAAAAACATTGGTTAGATATTTAGTCAAATATGTAGCTGATAAAGAATCCTCAAAAGAAGTCACAGACATTCTTTTAGATATTCTTGACACCCCAGTAAGTCCTGAGCTTATGCCTAAAGATAAAAGTGGGAAAATAACGCAAAAGACTGAAGACATAGTAGGACCATATGTACTTCATGACTTCTTTCTTTATTATTTTATGAAGCAAGGCGCAACTCCTGAGAAAATACTATTTTTAGCAAAACAAGCCTTTAAAGGTGACTTCGAGGAAGTCGTAATAATTAAGTGGTTCGATAAATTTATAAAGAGATTTTTCACTCAACAATTTAAACGTTCAGCGTTGCCAGATGGTCCAAAAGTAGGAACTATAAGTGTTTCTCCAAGGGGCGATCTTAGAATGCCATCAGACGCTAGTTATAATTCTTTCCTTTAA
- a CDS encoding AraC family transcriptional regulator, translating into MLYFKTNISVPLSYCKSGQFICEKNWQHKSFILENDYEIIIGIKGTIYIKQNEDKYEVNPGDVLFLLPGMVHSGYAPSDEGSSFYWLHFLCTANEIILTKSEIYQEIISILNTESLHEDVLLPTFLSLIDTGKVFIYIKQILHIANSLYYTHLSTDYLVSELAIELTQQFINSFSLSVTKENSVNKRFFQILEWIRVNVTKDISVQLVARKSNFSADHLTRLFKKHIGMSTLQYINSIKINKAKELLLNSEKSIKEISYTLCFKDDKYFMKLFKKYEGITPTQYRDAYPKTYINTDSSDPLIPLPKYLSHKK; encoded by the coding sequence ATGCTCTATTTTAAGACAAATATAAGTGTACCTCTCTCTTATTGTAAATCCGGTCAATTTATATGTGAAAAAAATTGGCAGCATAAATCTTTTATTCTAGAAAATGACTATGAAATTATCATTGGAATTAAAGGAACAATTTACATTAAACAAAATGAGGATAAGTATGAAGTAAATCCAGGTGATGTTTTATTTTTACTCCCAGGTATGGTACATTCCGGATATGCACCCTCAGATGAGGGTAGTAGTTTTTACTGGCTTCATTTTTTATGTACTGCAAATGAGATAATATTAACTAAATCTGAAATCTATCAAGAAATCATTTCAATATTAAATACGGAAAGTTTACATGAAGATGTTTTATTGCCAACTTTTTTATCATTAATTGACACTGGAAAAGTATTCATTTACATAAAACAAATTTTACATATAGCTAATTCACTGTATTATACACATTTATCAACTGATTATTTAGTATCTGAACTTGCCATAGAATTAACTCAACAATTTATAAACTCATTTAGTTTGTCAGTAACAAAAGAAAATTCAGTAAATAAAAGATTTTTTCAAATATTAGAATGGATAAGAGTAAATGTTACTAAAGACATATCTGTACAACTGGTAGCTAGGAAGTCTAATTTTAGTGCCGATCATCTAACGAGATTATTCAAAAAACATATTGGAATGAGTACTCTTCAATATATAAATAGTATTAAGATAAATAAAGCAAAAGAACTATTATTGAACTCAGAAAAAAGCATTAAAGAAATCTCTTATACTTTATGTTTTAAAGATGATAAATATTTCATGAAATTATTTAAGAAATATGAAGGAATAACTCCAACTCAATATAGAGATGCATACCCTAAAACTTATATTAACACAGATTCATCTGATCCACTCATCCCCTTACCTAAGTATTTATCACATAAGAAGTAA
- the pepF gene encoding oligoendopeptidase F, giving the protein MSEIQKLKTRDQVDSKYKWNVEKIYKNSAEWEKDFEILKTKSPKMQRFSGKLGIAEELLSFLESSVEIERLLDKLLVYAHLRGDEDTGKAEFQVLKNKIDAFGAEVSSATAFFIPELLSLPERAVDEAIVKFPKLKLYEFYLADIISQKDHTLSAEAEKLLASVSDCLSAPGNIFGMLTNADMTFPCIKDEKGNEVELTEGNYSNFIKSKDRRVRKDAFQTLFSTYKGFSNTLTASLTSSIKNFIFNAKTRNYSCALESSLKPNNIPVKVYDNVVDTINKNLSSLHKYVSIKKKLLGLDEMHMYDLYVPIIDAEENHIEYEDAVKIALEGIKPLGQEYLDIFKEGINEGWVDVFQNKGKRSGAYSWGCFDSMPYVLLNYNYQLNDVSTLVHEMGHSIHSYYSRKTQPYIYSGYELFCAEVASITNECLLIDYQIKNENDKKKKLFLINQQLEGIRTTVFRQCMFAEFEKVTHEKIEQGNPLSPEDLCKIYHDLNVKYFGPDMVVDAGIDMEWSRIPHFYNDFYVYQYTTGFAAANSFSKMITENGASAVERYIGFLKSGGSDYPINILKKAGVDMSSPKPLEDTIKRFDELLGMLEKEL; this is encoded by the coding sequence GTGAGTGAAATACAAAAACTTAAAACGAGAGATCAAGTCGATAGCAAGTATAAGTGGAATGTTGAAAAGATATATAAGAATTCAGCGGAGTGGGAAAAAGATTTTGAAATACTAAAGACTAAATCACCAAAGATGCAAAGATTTTCAGGGAAACTTGGAATAGCTGAAGAATTATTATCATTTTTGGAAAGTAGTGTAGAAATTGAAAGACTTTTAGATAAATTGCTTGTGTATGCACATTTAAGAGGAGACGAGGATACAGGCAAGGCTGAATTTCAAGTTCTTAAAAATAAGATTGATGCTTTTGGCGCAGAAGTTTCTAGCGCAACTGCATTTTTTATTCCTGAATTATTATCATTACCTGAGAGAGCAGTTGATGAGGCAATAGTTAAGTTTCCAAAGCTTAAACTATATGAATTTTATTTAGCAGATATTATAAGTCAAAAGGACCATACGCTAAGTGCAGAGGCAGAAAAACTTTTGGCGTCCGTTAGTGATTGTTTAAGTGCACCAGGAAACATATTTGGAATGCTTACAAATGCAGACATGACATTTCCGTGTATAAAAGATGAAAAGGGTAATGAGGTCGAATTAACTGAAGGAAACTATAGCAATTTTATAAAATCAAAGGATAGAAGAGTAAGGAAGGATGCTTTTCAAACATTATTTTCAACATATAAAGGATTTAGTAATACTTTAACAGCATCCTTAACATCTTCTATAAAGAATTTTATATTTAATGCAAAAACAAGAAATTATTCCTGTGCACTTGAAAGTTCTTTAAAACCTAATAATATTCCAGTAAAGGTTTATGACAATGTAGTTGATACTATAAACAAAAATTTATCATCTCTTCATAAGTATGTAAGCATTAAAAAGAAATTATTAGGGCTTGATGAAATGCATATGTACGATTTATATGTGCCTATAATTGATGCAGAGGAAAATCATATTGAATATGAAGACGCAGTTAAAATAGCACTCGAGGGTATTAAACCACTAGGACAAGAGTATTTAGACATCTTCAAAGAAGGTATTAATGAGGGATGGGTAGATGTATTCCAAAATAAAGGTAAGCGCTCTGGAGCTTATTCTTGGGGCTGCTTCGATAGTATGCCATATGTGCTTTTGAATTATAATTATCAATTAAACGATGTGTCAACACTTGTTCATGAAATGGGACATTCTATTCATTCATATTATTCAAGAAAGACTCAACCATATATATATTCAGGGTATGAGTTATTTTGCGCAGAGGTTGCATCTATAACTAATGAATGTTTATTAATAGATTATCAAATTAAAAATGAGAATGATAAGAAAAAGAAATTATTCCTAATAAATCAACAATTAGAGGGAATAAGAACTACAGTATTTAGACAGTGCATGTTTGCAGAATTTGAAAAGGTAACACATGAAAAGATTGAACAGGGTAATCCGTTATCTCCAGAGGACTTATGTAAAATTTATCATGATTTAAATGTGAAATATTTTGGACCTGATATGGTAGTAGACGCAGGAATAGATATGGAATGGTCAAGAATTCCTCATTTTTATAATGATTTTTATGTATACCAATATACTACAGGTTTTGCAGCTGCTAATTCTTTTAGTAAAATGATAACTGAAAATGGCGCAAGTGCTGTAGAAAGATATATAGGATTCTTAAAGAGTGGTGGAAGTGATTATCCAATAAATATACTTAAAAAAGCAGGAGTAGATATGTCATCACCAAAACCTTTAGAAGATACTATAAAAAGATTTGATGAATTATTAGGGATGCTCGAGAAAGAACTGTAA
- a CDS encoding alpha/beta hydrolase, which produces MISESFTFKGKDYVEIFVYKWTPNVDVQVRGVVQLAHGMAETAARYEDFANDLTKNGFIVYANDHRGHGETAGKVETLGELGEDAFNSMVEDMHRLNSIIKEENVTLPIFLFGHSMGSFLTQRYICLYGSELKGVILTGTCGKREIIVDIGRIASKVEIMRRGRNAKSINLNKLIFGSNNNFFKPNRTLFDWLSRDNKEVDKYIENPYCGAVFTAGFFYDFLSGLKSVADAEEIKNIPNNLPIYIFGGDKDPVGKNGKGALKLVKTYEKHGVKDLTYKLYKEGRHEMLHETNKDEVTTDIIKWINAHV; this is translated from the coding sequence ATGATATCAGAAAGTTTTACGTTTAAGGGTAAAGATTATGTAGAAATATTTGTATACAAATGGACACCGAATGTGGATGTTCAAGTTAGGGGAGTAGTTCAACTAGCACATGGAATGGCAGAAACAGCAGCTAGGTATGAAGATTTTGCAAACGATCTAACAAAAAATGGATTTATTGTTTATGCTAATGATCATAGGGGTCATGGGGAAACTGCGGGGAAAGTAGAGACTTTAGGAGAATTAGGTGAGGATGCCTTTAATTCAATGGTCGAGGACATGCATAGACTAAATAGTATTATTAAAGAAGAAAATGTAACTTTACCTATATTTTTATTTGGGCATAGTATGGGATCCTTCTTAACACAAAGATATATTTGTTTATATGGAAGTGAGTTAAAGGGTGTTATTCTTACAGGTACTTGCGGCAAGCGTGAAATTATTGTTGATATAGGAAGAATAGCATCAAAAGTAGAGATTATGAGAAGAGGAAGAAATGCTAAAAGTATTAATTTAAATAAATTGATTTTTGGAAGTAATAATAATTTCTTTAAACCCAATAGAACATTATTTGATTGGCTAAGTCGAGACAATAAAGAAGTGGATAAATATATAGAAAATCCATACTGTGGGGCGGTTTTTACAGCGGGCTTTTTCTATGATTTTTTAAGTGGACTTAAGAGTGTAGCAGATGCGGAGGAAATTAAAAACATTCCTAATAATTTACCTATCTATATTTTTGGAGGAGATAAGGACCCTGTAGGAAAAAATGGGAAAGGTGCTTTAAAACTTGTTAAGACTTATGAGAAACATGGAGTTAAGGATCTGACTTATAAACTTTATAAAGAGGGACGTCATGAAATGCTTCATGAAACTAATAAGGATGAAGTAACTACTGATATAATAAAATGGATTAATGCACATGTTTAA
- a CDS encoding flavin reductase family protein has protein sequence MIKTIFKGSAMLNPVPVVLITSKNKEGKINVFTVAWIGMACTKPPMITVAIRPERLSYDYIKESGDFVVNLPTSKMTREVDYCGVRSGKQVDKIHEMNFTMDNAKDVIAPIISDCPISLECKVKSITPLGTHDLFLAEIVNTHVDNTLIDDLGKIHFEMADLITYSHGEYFSVNSKPLGKFGYSVQKKNKAKKSKHKNKA, from the coding sequence ATGATAAAAACCATATTTAAAGGTAGCGCAATGCTAAATCCCGTTCCCGTAGTATTAATTACATCAAAAAATAAAGAAGGTAAAATAAATGTTTTTACAGTAGCATGGATAGGAATGGCTTGTACAAAACCACCAATGATAACTGTAGCTATAAGGCCTGAGAGACTTTCCTATGATTACATAAAAGAAAGTGGTGACTTTGTAGTAAATCTACCTACATCAAAAATGACTCGTGAAGTTGATTATTGCGGAGTCCGTTCTGGTAAACAAGTAGATAAGATCCATGAGATGAACTTCACCATGGACAACGCGAAAGATGTCATAGCACCAATAATATCTGACTGCCCCATATCTTTAGAGTGCAAAGTTAAAAGCATTACCCCTTTAGGTACACACGATTTGTTTTTAGCTGAAATAGTAAATACTCATGTTGATAATACTTTAATAGATGATCTTGGAAAAATACACTTTGAAATGGCAGATCTCATTACTTATTCTCATGGCGAATATTTTAGTGTTAATTCTAAACCTTTAGGTAAATTTGGTTACTCAGTTCAGAAAAAAAACAAAGCAAAAAAAAGTAAACATAAAAATAAAGCCTGA
- a CDS encoding NfeD family protein, protein MSWTPMVFWIVVAVAALAIDITTSSFMFVWFAVGAVGAILSIGLGAPIIVQIIVFVAISGVVMSIGYPIVKKTIKKTVKKTLTMEEGYVGQEFTLTKDIDEKGNVKFQGIYWTVKNVGEPLKKGDLVQVTGIEGNKLLISKV, encoded by the coding sequence ATGAGCTGGACGCCGATGGTATTTTGGATAGTTGTTGCAGTGGCAGCATTAGCCATTGATATTACAACTAGTAGTTTTATGTTTGTATGGTTTGCTGTAGGAGCAGTTGGAGCAATTCTTTCTATTGGACTCGGTGCACCGATAATTGTGCAAATAATTGTTTTTGTGGCAATTAGTGGAGTGGTTATGTCTATAGGTTATCCTATAGTTAAGAAAACCATAAAAAAAACTGTGAAAAAAACTTTGACTATGGAAGAAGGATATGTGGGACAAGAATTTACACTAACAAAAGATATTGATGAAAAAGGAAATGTTAAGTTTCAAGGAATTTATTGGACAGTTAAAAATGTTGGAGAACCTTTGAAAAAAGGTGACTTAGTTCAAGTTACTGGTATTGAAGGAAATAAATTATTAATATCTAAAGTATAA